A stretch of Brassica napus cultivar Da-Ae chromosome C6, Da-Ae, whole genome shotgun sequence DNA encodes these proteins:
- the LOC106431508 gene encoding putative disease resistance protein At3g14460 produces the protein MANPHLSDSWEVALNRFLATSSKFEELPGENSFSTMLRKLKCSLLAGTKVLADAEQKAYDVKGVKMWLTEFQDASFFAENILEDVSTKVLRDEKYYLWTPKLELNLDAELQEKMEGVVALLEHLVGQIKVLGLSVYAQWKPRSHTSPLFHHVEAVGREADKLAFTNLLLSGDKVSCGTPNVISVNGMPGIGKTTLVQAVYNDESVTRHFDHKVWINVGKQFDVFRVTKDVLHKVSSGAVNTEDHLSSLQVQLMETLAGKRFLLVLDDFWSENSSKWQLFLTSFTGVSEGSRIVLTTQNDIVSFVRKAAETYRLRLMTDIECWELICSSVFGCKLVNYIDQELERTGKRIAEQCKGLPLAATTIARHLRSRPVLKEWNDVSDNFLYYTSGVLEVLMRSYDSLPCHLKRCFAFCSIFPKGYVFNRNNLVLLWMAVDLVYQPESNQRSEDTGNEYLEDLVARSFLQPLDDKKTFTMHDFMNDLAKTAAGELCFRLEDNNLLQIPERVRHLSFCGNQWGSSVAYTLTRGNYLRTFLPLVVPPPPSGSSELAKNALYPLPNFSEQALMYLRILDLSHYRITVLPKSFEGLQQLRYLDLSNTQVQELPEFLFILRNLQTLFLSNCRQLRRLTAYITKLISLRYLDLLGTPLVKMPQGISNLRSLQNLSNFVIGNLSGAGLQELRKLSHLRGTLHISELQNVVSVGEASNPGLGEKPLLKNLVLTWTMETSGSNKISCDQRELLKMLQPHHNLETVSINSYWGATFPNWLGDISFNRMTSVSLTSCSLCILLPPLGQLPHLRDLSIEKFKILKKVGVEVFYGKNDTFSSLEPFQNLRTLSFYEMPRWEEWCCPELEGGIFPRLNKLTIRSCPNLKNIPKELPKFTHVTTIWDSSLRSEEYYTTEPSLSEKDGSGSLRVLHIEGCPGLLYLQQSSSQNYEDIAVATKPYQEDHSYRLTTLSSDAGSTSGKKMPQEDQDDTGLESYKVTTVPELGNLTESLRVLHIEGCPGLINLPESLLQDCPGLEELLLIDCHSLEAIPGGYPSTTLKTLYIRDCMKLEFIQSLQTMLIIPQLEDLYIGSSCRNLSSFPLVLFPNLKSLSIRDCEQFSSFTVTLAGGDADLALEALEITDCQKLEFFPEGGLRTLKLTSILISNCRNLKGLPAKIATLTSLESIHINECPKLEANPFWGFPKSLQTLCISRCQKLRPKENWLMSYLGNLRDLEIEGGNDDTESFPEEELLPRGLYSLRISEFKSLRTLNYRGLEGLPKLGILEISGCGMLESLPEEGLPSSLSLLRINDSPILKEKISRQDMEWFKIRHIQLVEIDGEQLMRGRKNTESLSPKNMYITEMP, from the exons ATGGCAAACCCTCATTTATCAGATTCTTGGGAAGTGGCGCTTAACCGTTTTCTTGCTACATCTTCAAAATTTGAGGAACTGCCAGGTGAAAATAGCTTTAGCACAATGCTACGGAAATTGAAGTGTTCTTTGCTGGCTGGAACTAAGGTGCTTGCTGATGCGGAACAGAAAGCTTATGATGTTAAAGGAGTAAAGATGTGGCTCACTGAATTCCAAGATGCTTCCTTCTTTGCAGAGAATATTCTCGAAGACGTATCAACAAAAGTTTTACGAGacgaaaaatattatttatggacACCAAAACTGGAACTAAACCTTGATGCTGAGCTCCAGGAAAAGATGGAAGGCGTAGTTGCACTACTGGAACACCTTGTGGGTCAAATTAAAGTGCTTGGACTGTCGGTATATGCACAGTGGAAGCCAAGGTCACACACGAGTCCTCTTTTTCATCACGTAGAAGCAGTTGGGCGAGAGGCAGATAAGCTAGCATTTACCAACTTGCTACTTTCTGGTGATAAAGTATCCTGTGGAACTCCGAATGTTATCTCAGTTAACGGAATGCCAGGGATTGGCAAGACTACGCTGGTACAAGCCGTTTACAATGACGAGAGTGTGACCAGGCATTTTGATCATAAAGTGTGGATCAATGTTGGGAAACAGTTTGATGTCTTCAGGGTGACCAAAGACGTTCTCCACAAAGTAAGTTCTGGAGCAGTTAACACTGAGGATCATCTATCTTCACTTCAAGTTCAGCTGATGGAAACACTTGCAGGGAAGAGGTTTCTACttgttttagatgatttttggTCTGAGAATAGTTCAAAATGGCAACTTTTCCTTACTTCTTTTACTGGCGTATCAGAAGGAAGCAGGATTGTTTTAACTACCCAAAATGATATTGTCAGTTTTGTCAGGAAGGCAGCAGAAACCTACCGGCTGAGGCTGATGACTGATATAGAATGCTGGGAGCTGATCTGCAGTTCTGTATTTGGGTGTAAGTTAGTAAATTATATAGACCAAGAACTAGAAAGGACTGGCAAAAGGATCGCAGAACAATGTAAGGGCCTGCCATTAGCAGCCACAACTATCGCACGTCATCTCCGGTCCAGGCCAGTTCTTAAAGAATGGAATGATGTGTCAGACAATTTCTTGTACTACACTTCCGGTGTCCTTGAAGTTCTTATGCGGAGCTATGATTCTCTCCCTTGTCACCTTAAGCGATGTTTTGCCTTCTGCTCCATCTTCCCAAAGGGTTACGTATTTAATAGGAATAACTTGGTGCTGCTATGGATGGCAGTTGACCTCGTATACCAACCCGAGAGCAACCAAAGATCGGAAGACACTGGTAACGAGTACCTCGAAGATTTAGTTGCTAGATCTTTTCTCCAGCCATTGGACGACAAGAAAACGTTTACAATGCACGATTTCATGAATGATTTAGCCAAAACTGCTGCAGGAGAGCTTTGCTTCAGACTGGAGGACAACAATTTGTTGCAGATACCAGAGAGGGTCAGACATCTATCATTTTGTGGAAATCAATGGGGTTCTTCTGTAGCCTACACTCTCACCCGTGGTAACTATCTAAGAACCTTTCTTCCTCTAGTTGTCCCGCCACCACcttctgggtcttctgaacttGCAAAGAACGCTCTATATCCATTGCCAAACTTCTCAGAACAGGCATTGATGTATCTGCGTATTCTTGACTTGTCTCACTACCGTATAACAGTCCTTCCTAAATCATTCGAGGGACTACAGCAGCTGCGATATCTAGATCTTTCCAACACCCAAGTGCAAGAACTTCCAGAGTTTTTGTTCATCCTCCGTAATCTACAGACGCTTTTCTTGTCAAATTGCCGTCAACTCAGAAGACTGACAGCATACATAACAAAACTCATCAGCTTGCGTTATCTGGACCTCTTAGGGACTCCATTAGTAAAGATGCCACAAGGAATTAGTAACCTTCGAAGCTTGCAGAATCTGTCAAATTTTGTTATTGGAAATCTGAGTGGTGCGGGACTCCAAGAACTGAGAAAACTCTCTCATCTTCGAGGGACACTTCACATCTCTGAGCTGCAAAATGTGGTCTCCGTTGGAGAGGCAAGTAACCCTGGTTTAGGAGAGAAGCCACTCCTCAAGAATTTGGTCCTCACATGGACTATGGAAACTTCTGGTTCCAATAAGATAAGTTGTGACCAACGTGAGTTGCTTAAAATGCTGCAACCTCATCATAACTTGGAAACGGTTAGCATAAACTCTTATTGGGGTGCGACATTTCCTAATTGGTTGGGAGATATTTCATTCAACAGAATGACGTCTGTCTCTTTGACTAGCTGCAGTCTCTGCATATTGCTGCCGCCACTGGGACAGCTGCCTCACCTCAGGGATCTCAGCATTGAGAAATTCAAGATATTGAAGAAGGTTGGTGTAGAGGTTTTCTACGGTAAGAACGACACATTCTCTTCCCTAGAACCGTTTCAAAACCTTCGGACTCTAAGTTTCTACGAGATGCCAAGATGGGAAGAATGGTGTTGTCCTGAACTAGAAGGTGGGATCTTTCCACGCCTTAATAAACTGACCATAAGAAGTTGCCCCAACCTCAAGAATATTCCAAAGGAGCTCCCAAAATTCACTCACGTTACTACTATCTGGGATTCCAGTTTACGAAGTGAGGAGTATTATACTACAGAACCATCATTGTCTGAAAAAGATGGTTCTGGAAGTCTGAGAGTACTACATATTGAAGGATGTCCCGGATTACTATATCTGCAACAAAGCTCGTCCCAGAACTATGAAGATATAGCTGTAGCCACAAAGCCATATCAGGAAGATCACTCATATAGGTTGACTACACTCTCAAGTGATGCTGGTAGCACTTCTGGAAAAAAGATGCCTCAAGAAGACCAAGATGACACGGGTTTAGAGAGTTATAAAGTGACAACAGTTCCTGAGCTAGGAAATCTTACTGAAAGTCTGAGAGTACTACATATTGAAGGATGTCCCGGATTAATAAATCTGCCCGAGAGCTTGTTGCAAGATTGTCCCGGTCTCGAGGAACTTTTACTCATTGACTGCCATTCCCTGGAGGCCATTCCTGGAGGATACCCTTCCACCACTTTGAAAACCCTGTACATAAGAGATTGCATGAAGCTGGAATTTATACAAAGTCTGCAGACAATGCTCATAATCCCGCAGCTCGAGGATCTCTACATAGGCAGCAGTTGCCGCAATCTCTCTTCATTCCCGTTAGTTCTTTTCCCAAATCTCAAAAGCCTTTCAATAAGAGACTGTGAGCAATTTAGCTCCTTCACCGTCACCTTGGCTGGTGGTGATGCTGATCTAGCTCTTGAGGCCTTGGAGATTACGGATTGCCAGAAGCTGGAGTTCTTCCCAGAAGGAGGACTAAGGACACTGAAACTCACATCAATTTTAATCTCAAATTGTAGGAATCTTAAAGGGCTGCCTGCAAAAATTGCCACCCTCACTTCTCTTGAATCGATTCATATAAACGAATGTCCTAAACTTGAGGCCAATCCATTCTGGGGTTTCCCCAAAAGTCTTCAAACGCTTTGCATCAGTCGCTGTCAAAAGCTCAGACCAAAAGAGAATTGGTTAATGAGTTACCTTGGTAACTTGCGTGATCTTGAGATCGAAGGAGGAAATGATGACACTGAATCATTTCCAGAGGAAGAGCTCCTGCCTCGGGGTCTTTACTCACTACGCATAAGCGAATTCAAAAGTCTCCGGACTCTCAATTACAGAGGACTTGAAGGCTTACCAAAACTGGGGATACTAGAAATCAGCGGATGTGGTATGTTAGAATCACTTCCAGAAGAAGGCCTTCCTTCGTCCCTATCTCTACTGCGCATAAATGATAGTCCTATATTGAAAGAAAAGATTTCTAGACAAGACATGGAATGGTTCAAGATCAGGCATATCCAGTTGGTGGAGATTGATGGTGAACAACTCATGCGTGGAAG GAAGAATACTGAATCTCTCTCTCCTAAGAACATGTATATTACAGAGATGCCCTAA